Proteins from one Diprion similis isolate iyDipSimi1 chromosome 3, iyDipSimi1.1, whole genome shotgun sequence genomic window:
- the LOC124404321 gene encoding trinucleotide repeat-containing gene 6C protein isoform X1 has product MFPHNSSSHEISTETNAFVQNSKGDVVLLMASCPSGVEEGKRPDSVRSCDIESTNNSTMARPTSHPVATTTNDFLTVLPRQSGELGSAAKGKACQSVASAITKNPTNHFLIYDNNKINNHNNAEHNHHKYRKQNKPGSPGQLGSSADNSKSISKLLSDNKDSFSDLSIRVLQLSLNLKVTRGEVRESAGEPSLVRIPKSDCPPWLSHESSVVENYSLLGSRLDKGENNNLKANLSFVSNNNYSKSVILLSSTRDGDYYLRSESGGVGEGTALENFRFKNNSSSRWESVKLLAVKYSPVTKHDGACRKLTQNDLQNVKLVILYSDCHLSYKDHHFQDSQSDLDTTDIWFNRPKFVTKLLKLHFDNIDTLELLSLAQARNFDICSSNSLIVTTNESTSLLRSLTEENLTKVQPSRHATVNELMQRICVPLMIECKVYVNNGSNNNNNNNNNIIIGEEMNINNNNPDVIEDIVNVAVCYKTSCTMTTNYRLGFQNDGISYTQATMFTVGALSFQDNNKSNKPLHASFKDDNYQVSAKIDDKFNFNLKSVSKSTLSVRFSDKSETSHATRLNKSDEKMHVLSAVNIPTLTTCEPTMTLKCQPATVASQTNTVPASQVEKHSKVDYKTVLLKSSYLTYDQESTTSNRNSSDHDQNDNDFVSLNEESYENDIGFSNPLKNDEYDNDNEDDDDDNDDHHDDITPKNILQSAKYYQMTSFHDGCADRNNDDCNDNGELFNTNSPTSDIQKPIDLFANVRDLLSSYQKAYKSDSAQSEILCEQLRKALQSMFNRPNSCNEMYQSSLGYKKRWGIPIISGLAGGGESSLNTGTAASWGTAPPAAPNNNNATQSGWGGTPGNPPVGTGPPNNWGGNNVNRPVTANPNQNQNQGPPSSQNIPGEGNVNKVTNPNQSQNPQSGPPTSQSTNSTSGNQNNGQWPQGKSSNPGGPTQNQSSQNNNNPSQQPTQPGSNANNNPTNSATSSTGNNATTAASNNPSSKQQLEQLNTMREALFSQDGWGCQHVNQDTSWEVPSSPEPSMTKDGVPMWKPPVNNGTDLWEANLRNGGQPPPQQQAKTPWGHTPSTNIGGTWGEDDDAADSSNMWTGAPTPNQPNTAQWPGAATNQSSGMSGGGSSWGDPRMDPRDPRDLRTVDPREMRDPRDHRISLDPRDHMRVMDPMSRDPRMPDMRGDPRGISGRLNGASADAMWGQPPGPPHHQMSHQHPTGPPAKMVNPSSINQWAAPPPKEMMPGKPSGWEEPSPPTQRRNVPNYDDGTSLWGNPAPNPRPMPGSKVSHWKDLPTPNLGRGGMPCPPGMPQNRMPGQPGMKPDVGGPMWGHPTGPGGSGGGGGAGGGGGGTGGGGGAGRNGSWGDGPHDTAGWEDQKTPAAWNEPQINPPSSWGGPTSHKPKPMGPTGGWGDTDMDPTTSWAHPPKQILTKEVIWNSREFRYLCDLGYKKEDVETALRNREMNRDEAHELLIQVRPQDHWRRQDSHTGYDPASQSAAAAGYPPRFNHVAQQISFPPGAGMPSVGASGGMSGSVASASLLKLQQQQQQQAAVQLQQQQPSVTAAPQPPFNQTSRTPQNQPSTQQLRMLVQQIQLAVQEGYLNHQILNQPLAPQTLILLNQLLQQIKVLQQLHQQHSVQLSLKGNSQTGLQISVQITKTKQQIANLQNQIAVQQATYMKQQQQQQHPAAPSQASDYYKTSVHDPMSALQNTFSDLTMNKEPQVSQQQSRLNQWKLPSLDKESDLGTNEFSRAPGTTSKPPTTPGGLTQSHSSPNMNPLLGQGDGTWSSRLGDSGWPDAGTSDSTDGKDWQPGVAAFTDLVPEFEPGKPWKGNQMKSIEDDPSITPGSVVRSPLSLAAIKDPDAIFSSSTKTSPPPSANADTSIPSLSNSTWSFNPPATTPSGFASSKNTWGEAAPPPTAVTSELWGAPMSKARGPPPGLGSKGGASASNGWGGLAGVNRSSSSWGLQSGAVGNTAWVSTWLLLKNLTPQIDGSTLKTLCMQHGPVQDFRLYLNHGIALAKYSSRDEAIKAQGALNNCVLGNTTIFAESPADSEVHTLLQQLGHGGQQQTAGSAGSGWGLRPTSKAGPPPDTWGGSSSQLWGAPPGGNSLWSNTGIDSGDQQRATPSSLNSYLPGDLLGDLFSSLETSRKIHSSMDFRFPLI; this is encoded by the exons ATGTTTCCACACAATTCTAGTTCACATGAGATTTCTACTGAAACAAATGCCTTCGTACAAAATTCCAAG GGGGATGTAGTATTATTAATGGCAAGTTGTCCGAGTGGGGTGGAGGAGGGGAAAAGACCAGATAGCGTTAGGTCCTGTGATATCGAATCCACAAACAACAGTACTATGGCACGACCTACCAGCCACCCCGTCGCTACCACCACCAATGACTTCTTAACCGTCCTGCCACGCCAATCTg GTGAGCTTGGCTCAGCGGCTAAAGGCAAGGCCTGCCAGTCAGTGGCGTCAGCAATCACAAAAAATCCAACAAATCACTTTCTAAtctacgataataataaaataaataaccacAACAATGCAGAACATAATCATCACAAATACAGAAAGCAAAACAAACCGGGTTCGCCTGGGCAGCTGGGAAGCTCCGCCGATAACTCTAAGTCTATTTCTAAGCTCTTAAGTGATAATAAGGATAGCTTTAGTGATCTAAGCATTAGGGTACTACAACTAAGTCTAAATTTAAAGGTGACAAGGGGCGAAGTACGTGAATCTGCGGGGGAGCCTAGCCTAGTTAGGATACCCAAGTCTGATTGCCCCCCGTGGCTGTCGCACGAATCGTCCGTTGTCGAGAATTACTCCTTACTAGGGTCCCGCCTTGATAAGGGCGAAAACAATAACCTTAAGGCTAATCTTAGTTTcgtaagtaataataattactccaaatctgtgatattgctcagctCAACCCGCGACGGAGACTACTATCTGCGCTCCGAAAGCGGCGGTGTCGGAGAAGGCACAgctctcgaaaattttcgattcaaaaataattcttcaagCCGATGGGAAAGTGTGAAATTACTAGCTGTTAAGTACTCTCCTGTTACCAAGCATGATGGGGCGTGCAGAAAATTGACCCAAAATGATCTTCAAAATGTTAAACTTGTGATCTTATACTCAGATTGCCATCTCTCTTACAAAGATCATCATTTCCAGGATTCTCAAAGTGATCTTGACACAACTGATATTTGGTTCAATCGACCAAAGTTTGTCACAAAACTCTTAAAACTGCATTTTGACAATATCGATACATTAGAGTTGTTGTCCCTCGCACAAGCTCGGAATTTCGACATCTGTTCTTCCAATTCGCTTATCGTTACGACAAACGAATCCACCTCTCTGCTGCGATCTTTGACCGAAGAAAATCTTACGAAAGTTCAACCTTCTCGACACGCTACTGTGAACGAGCTGATGCAACGCATATGTGTTCCATTAATGATAGAATGTAAGGTTTATGTTAACAAcggtagtaataataacaataataataacaacaatattattattggagaagaaatgaatattaataacaataatccaGATGTTATCGAAGACATTGTTAACGTCGCTGTGTGCTACAAGACTAGTTGTACTATGACTACTAATTATAGGCTAGggtttcaaaatgatggtattaGCTATACCCAAGCAACAATGTTTACTGTTGGTGCTCTTTCATTTCAGGATAACAATAAGTCTAACAAGCCTCTACACGCTAGCTTTAAGGATGATAATTATCAAGTGTCTGCTAAGATCGACGATAAGTTTAACTTTAACCTTAAGTCTGTATCTAAGTCTACGCTAAGTGTTAGGTTTAGTGATAAGTCTGAAACGTCTCACGCTACTCGACTCAACAAATCTGACGAAAAAATGCACGTTCTGTCGGCTGTTAACATTCCTACACTGACTACCTGCGAGCCTACGATGACGCTTAAATGCCAACCAGCCACCGTCGCATCCCAAACTAACACTGTACCTGCCTCTCAAGTGGAGAAACACTCAAAAGTTGATTATAAAACTGTACTGTTGAAATCAAGTTACCTTACATATGACCAGGAATCAACTACAAGTAACAGAAATTCATCAGACCATGACCAAAATGATAATGACTTCGTCTCCCTTAACGAGGAATCTTACGAAAACGACATTGGTTTTTCAAACCCATTGAAGAACGATGAATATGATAACGATaatgaagatgatgatgatgacaacGACGACCACCACGACGATATCACACCCAAGAATATCTTACAATCTGCAAAATATTACCAGATGACATCATTCCATGATGGCTGTGCTGACCGTAACAATGATGATTGCAACGATAACGGCGAACTGTTCAACACCAACAGCCCGACCTCAGATATCCAAAAACCGATAGACTTGTTTGCAAACGTGCGTGACCTGCTCTCTAGCTATCAAAAAGCTTACAAAAGCGACTCGGCACAAAGTGAAATTCTCTGTGAACAATTAAGAAAAGCTCTGCAAAGTATGTTCAATCGTCCAAATTCTTGCAACGAAATGTATCAATCTTCACTGGGATACAAGAAAAGATGGGGAATACCGATAATCTCAGGCTTGGCTGGGGGCGGAGAAAGTTCGCTGAACACTGGAACTGCCGCTAGCTGGGGAACAGCACCACCTGCGGCGCCTAACAACAATAATGCCACTCAATCCGGCTGGGGTGGAACACCGGGAAATCCACCGGTAGGCACTGGACCACCGAATAACTGGGGTGGCAATAATGTGAATCGACCAGTCACCGCAAATCCCAATCAGAATCAGAATCAAGGACCGCCTAGTAGCCAGAACATCCCAGGTGAGG gTAATGTGAACAAAGTAACCAATCCAAACCAATCTCAAAATCCACAATCTGGACCACCTACATCTCAGTCAACTAACTCAACATCAGGGAACCAGAATAACGGACAGTGGCCTCAGGGAAAATCCAGCAATCCTGGAGGACCTACTCAAAATCAATCTTCTCAGAATAACAACAACCCGTCTCAACAACCCACGCAGCCAGGAAGTAATGCTAATAACAATCCGACTAACAGTGCAACGTCGTCGACTGGAAACAACGCGACAACAGCTGCTAGCAACAATCCTTCTTCAAAGCAACAACTCGAACAATTGAACACCATGCGAGAAGCCTTGTTCAGTCAAGACGGCTGGGGTTGT CAACACGTGAATCAAGATACGAGCTGGGAAGTTCCATCATCTCCGGAACCGAGTATGACCAAAGATGGCGTTCCCATGTGGAAACCACCTGTGAACAATGGTACAGATTTGTGGGAAGCTAACTTACGAAACGGAGGACAACCGCCTCCTCAACAACAAGCCAAAACACCATGGGGACACACTCCTTCAACAAATATTGGTGGTACTTGGGGTGAGGATGACGATGCTGCTGATTCGTCAAACATGTGGACTGGAGCGCCGACTCCTAATCAGCCCAATACAGCTCAGTGGCCTGGAGCAGCTACCAACCAGTCCAGTGGCATGTCTGGCGGTG GGTCCAGTTGGGGTGATCCAAGAATGGATCCCAGGGATCCTCGAGACTTGAGAACGGTAGACCCGAGAGAAATGCGTGATCCACGAGATCATAGAATATCCCTAGACCCACGAGATCATATGAGAGTAATGGACCCCATGAGCCGTGATCCACGAATGCCCGATATGCGTGGCGATCCGCGCGGTATTTCTGGCCGTCTGAATGGCGCAAGTGCCGATGCCATGTGGGGACAACCACCAGGACCACCGCATCACCAAATGAGTCACCAACACCCGACGGGACCCCCTGCAAAGATGGTAAATCCATCCAGTATAAACCAGTGGGCAGCGCCACCGCCCAAAGAAATGATGCCAGGAAAGCCGTCTGGATGGGAAGAACCTTCGCCGCCTACTCAGCGTAGGAATGTTCCAAATTACGACGACGGTACTAGCCTCTGGGGTAATCCAGCTCCAAACCCACGTCCAATGCCAGGTAGCAAAGTTTCCCACTGGAAAGATCTACCGACACCGAATCTGGGCCGTGGAG GAATGCCCTGCCCACCTGGTATGCCGCAAAACCGAATGCCTGGACAGCCAGGCATGAAACCGGATGTCGGTGGCCCAATGTGGGGCCATCCAACTGGCCCTGGTGGAAGTGGCGGTGGAGGCGGAGCGGGAGGCGGTGGCGGCGGTACGGGCGGTGGTGGAGGTGCTGGGCGCAATGGATCCTGGGGAGATGGGCCTCACGACACTGCTGGTTGGGAAGACCAAAAAACGCCTGCTGCTTGGAACGAGCCCCAGATAAATCCTCCTTCTTCATGGGGAGGCCCGACGAGTCATAAACCAAAACCTATGGGACCCACCGGAGGGTGGGGAGACACAGACATGGACCCGACGACAAGCTGGGCTCATCCACCGAAACAAATACTCACCAAAGAAGTTATTTGGAATAGCAGAGAGTTCAGATATCTCTGTGATCTTGGCTACAag AAGGAAGATGTGGAAACTGCATTAAGAAATCGCGAAATGAACAGAGACGAAGCACACGAACTTCTCATTCAAGTACGTCCTCAAGATCATTGGCGTCGTCAAGACAGTCATACTGGATACGATCCTGCTAGTCAATCTGCTGCCGCTGCCGGATATCCGCCACGGTTTAATCACGTTGCCCAACAGATATCTTTCCCACCG GGGGCCGGAATGCCTAGCGTGGGGGCCTCTGGTGGTATGAGTGGTTCAGTCGCCAGCGCCAGTCTCCTCAAGCtccaacaacaacagcaacaacaagcAGCTGTACAGTTGCAGCAACAACAGCCCAGTGTCACGGCGGCGCCGCAGCCACCTTTCAATCAG ACATCAAGAACACCACAAAATCAACCAAGTACCCAACAACTCCGAATGCTCGTACAACAAATTCAATTGGCTGTTCAGGAAGGCTATTTGAATCATCAGATATTGAACCAGCCATTGGCTCCGCAGACTTTAATCCTGCTTAACCAGCTATTGCAGCAAATCAAAGTGCTACAACAATTGCATCAGCAACATTCAGTGCAGTTATCTCTGAAAGGAAACAGTCAAACCGGGCTGCAGATTAGCGTACAGATAACTAAGACTAAACAACAGATCGCGAATCTGCAGAATCAAATTGCAGTTCAACAAGCAACGTACAtgaaacaacaacagcagcaacagcatccAGCAGCACCATCTCAAGCATCGGATTACTACAAAACATCTGTACATGATCCTATGTCTGCGTTGCAAAATACCTTCAGTGACTTAACTATGAACAAGGAACCTCAAGTG AGTCAACAACAGTCTCGTTTGAATCAGTGGAAACTACCATCCCTGGACAAAGAAAGCGATCTTGGTACTAATGAATTTTCACGAGCTCCTGGTACTACGAGCAAACCGCCGACTACACCAGGTGGTCTCACTCAATCACACAGCAGTCCTAACATGAATCCTTTACTAGGACAAGGAGACGGGACCTGGTCTTCTAGACTTGGTGACAGCGGATGGCCAGACGCTGGTACCAGTGATTCTACAGATGGGAAAGACTGGCAACCGGGTGTTGCTGCTTTCACTGATCTGGTACCAGAGTTTGAACCTGGCAAGCCATGGAAG GGGAATCAGATGAAGAGCATTGAGGATGATCCAAGTATTACTCCCGGATCAGTTGTACGCTCGCCTTTGTCGCTTGCTGCAATCAAAGATCCCGACGCAATATTTTCATCGAGCACCAAAACCTCGCCGCCACCTTCAGCCAATGCAGACACTTCGATCCCCAGTCTAAGTAACTCGACTTGGAGTTTCAATCCACCGGCAACGACACCCAGCGGTTTTGCTAG TTCTAAGAATACCTGGGGTGAAGCTGCTCCACCGCCTACCGCTGTTACTTCTGAGTTGTGGGGCGCTCCGATGAGCAAAGCCCGAGGACCTCCCCCTGGATTAGGAAGCAAGGGCGGTGCAAGTGCCAGCAATGGTTGGGGCGGTTTGGCCGGAGTCAATCGTTCGTCCAGTTCGTGGGGTCTCCAGTCCGGCGCCGTTGGTAACACTGCCTGGGTCTCAACTTGGCTTTTGCTGAAAAACTTGACGCCACAAATCGATGGATCTACACTGAAGACGTTGTGCATGCAGCATGGGCCTGTACAAGACTTCAGACTGTACTTGAACCACGGAATTGCTTTGGCTAAATATTCGTCGAGAGATGAAGCTATCAAG GCACAAGGAGCACTGAACAACTGCGTTCTTGGCAACACGACAATATTTGCCGAATCTCCTGCTGACAGTGAGGTTCACACACTGTTGCAACAACTCGGCCATGGCGGTCAGCAACAAACCGCTGGATCGGCGGGTTCCGGATGGGGTCTTAGACCTACTAGCAAAGCCGGTCCACCACCAGACACGTGGGGCGGTAGCTCAAGTCAGCTTTGGGGAGCCCCACCCGGTGGTAATTCACTGTGGAGTAACACAGGCATTGATAGCGGCGATCAACAAAGAGCTACGCCAAGCTCGTTGAACTCTTACCTGCCCGGAGATCTTTTGGGAG